In one window of Cytophagaceae bacterium ABcell3 DNA:
- a CDS encoding PKD domain-containing protein, translated as MTQRQSSNNTSMGGKLPFRFEMATYIISLVLLLLSNASYAQVDLLVSSKEVEVDETFYVDVKVDAGTQQIDGANVFLSFDQAHLEVLSINEGEDLNVQITPTSYDNDLGIVKYAYGIFSDFPSGDILLFTITFKALQAGESPLDFVSFDDIATDVTFGGYSVLEDKHGAVISILEQNIAPVADAGADQELVDESGEGVVEVELDGSGSTDEDGEIVSYSWTVDGEEIGTGVNPTVELPVGTTTIVLTVTDDDGDIATDEVVIVVNPRENIPPVADAGSDQELVDESGEGTVEVELDGSGSTDEDGEIVSYSWKVDGEEIAEGVNPTVELPVGTTTIVLTVTDDDGDTATDEVVIVVNPRENIPPVADAGSDQELVDESGEGTVEVELDGSGSTDEDGEIVSYSWKVDGEEIAEGVNPTVELPVGTTTIVLTVTDNDGDTATDEVDIVVNPRENIPPVADAGSDQELVDESGEGTVEVELDGSGSTDEDGEIVSYSWTVDGEEIGTGVNPTVELPVGTTTIVLTVTDDDGDIATDEVVIVVNPRENIPPVADAGSDQELVDESGEGTVEVELDGSGSTDEDGEIVSYSWKVDGEEIAEGVNPTVELPVGTTTIVLTVTDDDGDTATDEVVIVVNPRENIPPVADAGADQELVDESGEGVVEVELDGSGSTDEDGEIVSYSWTVDGEEIAEGINPTVELPVGTTTIVLTVTDDDGDTATDEVVIVVNPRENIPPVADAGSDQELVDESGEGIVEVELDGSGSTDEDGEIVSYSWSIDGEEIATGVNPTVDLPVGTNTIVLTVTDNDGDTATDEVVIVVNPRENIPPVADAGADQELVDESGEGIVEVELDGSGSTDEDGEIVSYSWSIDGEEIATGVNPTVELPVGTTSIVLTVTDDDGDTATDEVVVVIEVGTSIFSCVDCEEGLLNVYPNPSRGDFVVSVNQGMDSQGVVSVISTQGVVLRKISMQDFSQEGNVNIDLSMQPAGVYFIKFETPASQSMVKVFKL; from the coding sequence ATGACTCAAAGACAGTCTAGTAATAATACATCTATGGGTGGTAAATTACCTTTCAGGTTTGAAATGGCCACCTACATAATATCGTTGGTATTGCTATTGTTGAGTAATGCCAGCTATGCACAGGTTGATCTCCTTGTTTCTTCAAAGGAAGTTGAAGTAGACGAAACTTTCTATGTAGATGTGAAGGTAGATGCAGGAACACAACAGATAGATGGGGCAAATGTGTTTTTGTCTTTTGACCAGGCGCATTTGGAAGTATTGTCCATTAATGAGGGAGAGGACTTAAATGTCCAAATTACGCCTACTTCTTATGATAATGATTTAGGCATAGTGAAATATGCTTATGGAATATTTTCAGATTTCCCTTCGGGAGACATACTGCTTTTTACAATAACCTTTAAGGCTTTGCAAGCAGGGGAAAGCCCTTTGGATTTTGTGAGTTTTGATGATATCGCAACTGATGTAACTTTTGGGGGGTATTCTGTATTGGAAGATAAGCATGGAGCCGTTATTTCTATTTTGGAACAGAATATCGCCCCTGTAGCGGATGCCGGTGCTGACCAAGAACTTGTAGATGAGTCTGGGGAGGGTGTAGTTGAGGTGGAGCTAGACGGTTCCGGCTCGACAGATGAAGATGGAGAAATAGTGAGCTATAGTTGGACGGTAGATGGAGAGGAAATTGGAACAGGGGTCAATCCGACGGTAGAATTGCCCGTGGGTACTACCACCATCGTATTGACAGTGACCGATGATGATGGCGATATAGCTACCGACGAGGTAGTTATTGTAGTAAACCCTCGTGAAAACATCCCGCCTGTGGCGGATGCCGGTTCTGACCAAGAACTTGTAGACGAGTCCGGGGAGGGGACAGTTGAGGTGGAGCTAGACGGTTCCGGCTCGACAGATGAAGATGGTGAAATAGTGAGCTATAGTTGGAAAGTCGATGGAGAGGAAATCGCGGAAGGAGTTAACCCGACGGTAGAATTGCCTGTAGGTACTACCACCATAGTATTGACAGTAACCGATGATGATGGAGACACAGCTACCGATGAGGTAGTTATTGTAGTAAACCCTCGTGAAAATATTCCCCCTGTAGCAGATGCCGGTTCTGACCAGGAACTTGTAGACGAGTCCGGGGAGGGGACAGTTGAGGTGGAGCTAGACGGTTCCGGCTCGACGGACGAAGATGGTGAAATCGTGAGCTATAGTTGGAAAGTCGATGGAGAGGAAATCGCGGAAGGAGTTAACCCGACGGTAGAATTGCCTGTAGGTACTACCACCATAGTATTGACGGTAACCGATAATGATGGCGATACAGCTACCGATGAGGTAGATATTGTAGTAAACCCTCGTGAAAATATCCCCCCTGTAGCAGATGCCGGTTCTGACCAGGAACTTGTAGACGAGTCCGGGGAGGGGACAGTTGAGGTGGAGCTAGACGGTTCCGGCTCGACGGACGAAGATGGTGAAATAGTGAGCTATAGTTGGACGGTAGATGGAGAGGAAATTGGAACAGGGGTCAATCCGACGGTAGAATTGCCCGTGGGTACTACCACCATCGTATTGACAGTGACCGATGATGATGGCGATATAGCTACCGACGAGGTAGTTATTGTAGTAAACCCTCGTGAAAACATCCCGCCTGTGGCGGATGCCGGTTCTGACCAAGAACTTGTAGACGAGTCCGGGGAGGGGACAGTTGAGGTGGAGCTAGACGGTTCCGGCTCGACGGACGAAGATGGTGAAATCGTGAGCTATAGTTGGAAAGTCGATGGAGAGGAAATCGCGGAAGGAGTTAACCCGACGGTAGAATTGCCTGTAGGTACTACCACCATAGTATTGACAGTAACCGATGATGATGGAGACACAGCTACCGATGAGGTAGTTATTGTAGTAAACCCTCGTGAAAATATTCCCCCTGTAGCAGATGCCGGTGCTGACCAAGAACTTGTAGATGAGTCCGGAGAGGGTGTAGTTGAGGTGGAGCTTGACGGTTCTGGCTCGACAGATGAGGATGGTGAAATAGTGAGCTATAGTTGGACGGTGGATGGTGAGGAAATCGCTGAAGGGATCAATCCAACGGTTGAATTACCCGTAGGTACTACTACCATAGTTTTAACAGTAACCGATGATGATGGAGACACAGCTACCGATGAGGTAGTTATTGTAGTAAACCCTCGTGAAAATATTCCCCCTGTAGCAGATGCCGGTTCTGACCAAGAACTTGTAGATGAGTCCGGAGAGGGTATAGTTGAGGTGGAACTTGACGGTTCTGGTTCGACAGATGAGGATGGTGAAATAGTGAGCTATAGTTGGTCGATCGATGGAGAGGAAATCGCCACAGGAGTTAATCCGACGGTTGATTTGCCTGTAGGTACTAACACCATCGTATTGACCGTAACCGATAATGATGGAGACACAGCTACCGATGAGGTGGTTATTGTAGTAAACCCTCGTGAAAACATACCTCCTGTAGCAGATGCCGGTGCTGACCAAGAACTTGTAGATGAGTCCGGAGAGGGTATAGTTGAGGTGGAACTTGACGGTTCTGGTTCGACAGATGAGGATGGTGAAATAGTGAGCTATAGTTGGTCGATCGATGGAGAGGAAATCGCCACAGGAGTTAATCCGACGGTAGAATTGCCTGTAGGTACTACCTCCATCGTATTAACAGTAACCGATGATGATGGAGACACAGCTACCGATGAGGTGGTAGTGGTGATAGAAGTTGGTACGAGTATATTTTCATGCGTTGATTGCGAAGAGGGCTTGCTAAATGTATATCCTAATCCAAGTCGAGGTGATTTTGTCGTTTCGGTAAATCAGGGTATGGACAGTCAAGGTGTGGTAAGTGTTATTTCCACTCAAGGGGTTGTTTTGAGAAAAATTTCTATGCAAGACTTTTCTCAAGAGGGTAATGTCAATATTGACCTGAGTATGCAGCCGGCTGGGGTTTATTTTATAAAGTTTGAAACGCCCGCTTCTCAAAGTATGGTTAAGGTTTTTAAGCTTTAG
- a CDS encoding SUMF1/EgtB/PvdO family nonheme iron enzyme yields the protein MTITTISYPITASDTNLLNRPPLGISYKDTIPKFYMSDHEVTNGEYQQFVNWVKDSLLKTEPAVEVYSYRFTDQGKQIVVNVKPDTTVWIKDFRHSIIDPELNYYHSNPTTTNFPVVGVSAIQARAYCHWMTRQFETLLEKYNIETGGEFRLPTLQEWERGAQESLTKDNIRYVYNQLYPWGSHRLHDVNGYYANFGTIRDQNNIVSKVNYEDNYIFTAPVKSFKPTQTGLFDMAGNVSEWTSTSLDKNSVIQNYKEVYKELTGSNYDFLFPELCGESPDWRLFEEHVKQEKNHSYNATNGWEMERILFSGKQRKEEELHNLMVLEHSDDLLIVKGGSWNDPPVYLQNSVNQVYSEKAQHSTIGFRLALTLHPELEKLLGNKFKEQSSEKVKFKPTKNLK from the coding sequence ATGACGATAACTACCATAAGCTATCCGATTACCGCCAGTGACACAAATCTTCTTAATCGACCTCCCCTTGGCATTTCATATAAGGACACCATACCTAAATTCTACATGTCTGATCATGAAGTTACAAATGGCGAGTACCAACAGTTTGTCAACTGGGTAAAAGACTCTTTGCTAAAAACAGAACCTGCTGTTGAAGTATATAGCTACCGTTTTACAGACCAGGGGAAACAGATTGTGGTAAATGTCAAACCTGACACGACGGTTTGGATCAAAGATTTTAGGCATTCAATAATAGACCCGGAGCTGAATTACTACCATTCCAATCCGACAACTACAAACTTTCCTGTTGTGGGTGTTTCTGCCATTCAGGCCCGTGCATACTGCCATTGGATGACCAGACAGTTTGAAACCTTGCTGGAAAAGTACAACATTGAAACAGGTGGCGAATTCAGGTTACCAACCCTGCAGGAATGGGAGCGCGGTGCGCAGGAATCGCTAACGAAAGACAATATAAGGTATGTTTATAATCAGTTATATCCCTGGGGCAGCCATAGACTACATGACGTAAATGGTTATTATGCTAATTTCGGAACAATTCGTGATCAAAATAATATAGTTTCTAAGGTCAATTATGAGGACAATTACATTTTTACTGCTCCCGTGAAATCTTTTAAACCCACTCAAACAGGACTTTTTGATATGGCAGGAAACGTTTCTGAATGGACTTCAACTTCGCTAGACAAAAATAGCGTGATTCAAAATTACAAAGAAGTATATAAAGAGTTGACAGGAAGCAATTATGATTTCCTGTTCCCCGAGCTATGCGGAGAGAGTCCTGACTGGCGCTTGTTTGAGGAACACGTTAAACAAGAAAAAAACCATTCCTACAACGCTACCAATGGCTGGGAAATGGAAAGAATTTTATTTTCAGGAAAACAAAGAAAGGAGGAAGAGTTACATAACCTTATGGTATTGGAACATTCTGATGATCTGCTGATCGTAAAAGGAGGCTCCTGGAATGACCCTCCGGTTTATCTTCAGAACTCAGTAAATCAGGTGTACTCTGAAAAAGCCCAACATTCAACCATAGGTTTCCGTCTGGCGCTCACGCTTCACCCTGAATTGGAGAAACTACTTGGAAATAAATTTAAAGAACAATCTTCCGAAAAGGTAAAATTTAAACCCACAAAAAATTTAAAATAA
- a CDS encoding VanW family protein, with protein MQLQVNKVTNLKIAIQNIDGIVIKPQETFSFCKLVGLPTKGKGYLPGMELSFGKAKPGIGGGICQISNLIHWLVIHSPLTVTERYHHSFDPFPDDGRVLPFGSGATVFYNYRDYQFTNNTDHVFQINLWMSEKCLEGELRIDTELDYAYHVFEKGHKFVKIGNDFFRKNEIWREKILKFRSGKVVSTELITKNFARVTYTPENYIEEQS; from the coding sequence ATGCAGTTACAGGTCAATAAAGTGACAAATTTGAAAATTGCTATTCAGAATATTGATGGCATTGTAATTAAACCTCAAGAGACATTTTCTTTTTGCAAGCTCGTAGGATTGCCAACTAAAGGCAAGGGGTATTTGCCTGGAATGGAGTTGTCGTTTGGCAAGGCAAAACCTGGTATTGGAGGAGGTATTTGTCAAATATCTAATCTTATTCACTGGCTTGTTATTCATAGCCCATTAACTGTTACTGAAAGATACCATCATTCGTTTGACCCTTTTCCAGATGATGGGAGAGTTTTGCCCTTTGGCAGTGGCGCAACGGTCTTTTACAATTATAGGGATTACCAGTTTACGAATAACACCGATCATGTATTTCAAATAAACCTTTGGATGTCAGAAAAATGTCTTGAAGGGGAGCTTAGGATTGACACAGAGCTGGATTATGCGTATCATGTATTCGAAAAGGGGCACAAGTTTGTCAAGATTGGAAATGATTTTTTTAGAAAGAATGAGATTTGGAGAGAGAAGATTTTAAAATTTAGAAGTGGGAAAGTTGTGAGTACAGAACTTATTACAAAAAATTTTGCCCGCGTTACCTATACACCAGAAAATTACATAGAAGAGCAATCCTGA
- a CDS encoding L,D-transpeptidase family protein → MKKTLKTVAFLIFAALLVYNYYPEQKLPENSVIDSLVVHKSKREMLAFSKGELVKVYKISLGGNPIGRKEFEGDKKTPEGVYFIDGKSDKSRYYKNLGISYPNKQDIEHAKSKSKSAGGDVKIHGIKNGLGAIGKLHRLFDWTLGCIAVTNGEMEELYNAVQIGAEIEIKP, encoded by the coding sequence ATGAAGAAAACGCTTAAAACAGTCGCTTTTTTAATATTTGCAGCACTTTTGGTTTATAATTACTATCCAGAACAAAAACTGCCTGAAAATTCTGTGATTGACTCTTTGGTAGTACATAAGTCCAAAAGAGAAATGCTGGCATTTTCAAAGGGGGAGCTGGTGAAGGTTTACAAAATTTCTCTTGGAGGCAACCCCATTGGTAGGAAAGAGTTTGAGGGAGATAAAAAGACCCCTGAAGGAGTCTATTTTATTGATGGAAAAAGTGATAAAAGCCGGTATTATAAAAATCTTGGGATCTCTTACCCTAATAAACAAGATATTGAACATGCAAAGTCAAAATCCAAGTCGGCAGGGGGTGATGTAAAGATTCACGGAATCAAGAATGGGCTGGGTGCAATCGGAAAGCTGCACAGATTGTTCGATTGGACTTTAGGTTGTATTGCAGTGACAAACGGGGAAATGGAAGAGTTATACAATGCCGTACAAATAGGGGCTGAAATTGAGATAAAGCCTTGA
- a CDS encoding RNA polymerase sigma-70 factor gives MTKTGADTANTDYSVFRNFTPEEKVEVLFRELYAPLCKSLYNLLRDSSAAEDIVQEVFLKIWDRRDKLQIDQGIKSYLYRSCYNSALNFLKLQKKISGDDVAGMDIMGYMDTEKNMLFREAESSVYKAIDSLPPKTKIVFSLSRFEELSYKEIADRLEVSVKAVEKHMGIALQRLKNSLKDVVAALIISLISQIL, from the coding sequence ATGACAAAGACTGGTGCGGACACTGCGAATACAGATTATTCGGTTTTTAGAAATTTTACTCCTGAGGAGAAGGTTGAGGTACTTTTCCGGGAACTTTATGCCCCTCTGTGTAAGTCACTTTACAATCTTCTAAGAGATAGTTCTGCTGCTGAAGATATTGTGCAGGAGGTATTTTTGAAAATCTGGGACCGGCGTGATAAGCTGCAGATTGACCAGGGGATAAAATCATACCTGTACAGATCCTGTTATAATTCGGCTTTGAATTTCCTGAAGCTCCAAAAAAAAATATCTGGCGATGATGTGGCAGGCATGGATATCATGGGCTATATGGATACTGAAAAAAACATGCTTTTTCGTGAAGCGGAAAGTTCTGTATATAAAGCCATAGATTCTTTGCCCCCTAAAACTAAAATTGTCTTTTCGCTGAGCCGGTTCGAAGAACTTAGCTACAAGGAAATCGCTGACCGTCTGGAAGTATCTGTGAAAGCAGTGGAAAAGCATATGGGTATAGCTTTGCAGCGCCTTAAAAACAGTTTGAAAGATGTAGTGGCAGCTTTAATAATCAGCCTTATATCTCAGATTTTATAA